From the Paenibacillus sp. R14(2021) genome, the window TATTTGGCAGCACACGCGCCAACCGCGCGCGAGCTCCCGCATACGGCTAAAATTGCCTGGAGGCTGCATAAAGGGGAAAGGTTGTTTGAAGAAGAATAGCCAATGCACACGCAAGCTCGATCGAAGGTGCGCTTCGGCTGTTCTCAAGCTCGATGGAGTTACGATGCCAGCTTCGCGGATGAGATCTGGGTTTTGGCATAAGTTGCCCTTCGTTGTATGAATAACTTTAATTGTTATTTGGTAATCTAACACAGGTTACGAATAGAAATGAGGAGGAAATATACAATGGCTGCCAACTTAGGTGCACATGAAACCATGGAAATTCACGAACTTCTGTCTGCATCCGTATCAAATATCAACACGATGAGGCTATATCGACCGCATATCCAGGATCATTTACTGGCGCAGATTGTCGATAAGCAGCTTCAATTTGCTATTCAGGAGTACAATCACTGTGCTCAGATGGTGCATCAATTTTCCGGCCAACCACAGGGCATGACCGGCACTCCAGCATCCTCTTACGGTAGGACTCAGAACGTGTCGCCAGTATACGGTCTCAATCATCCAGCGCCAATCAGCCCAGACAATAGAATTGACGATCGGGATGCAGCGTTTGCTTTACTGAACCTTCATAAATCCTCCGCTTCCATGAAAATAATTGGTGCACTCGAATGTGCGAATCCGCAGCTTCGGGCTAACCTGCAGCAAGGAGCCGTAAACTGTTCCGAGCAAGCTTATGAGATCTGGCAATATATGAACCAGGCAGGGCACTACCAAGTGCCTACAATGAAGGATATCACGACGGAGACAACTCTCGCCGCCTTTCAGCCCTCCAATATGAATGCAATGGGCATGTCTGGCGGGATGGGCCAATCCCAGCCAATGAATCCTGCCATGACGCAATGACGCATAATATTCAATGAGAGATTAAGGAGTAGAATGAAGTCTCGTACAACGAAACCGGCCTTGGATCTGATCCAAGGCTGGTTTTTTGCGCTTCGAATGATTAGGTTTGTACCGATGTTCTGCGGGGAATAAAGTTAAAAGATAAATAAGAGCTAAGGAGCATTACGAGATGGCCAGAACCTCTGCCAATAAAGAATTAAAACCAAGCTATGCCTCTAATAATCTTTGGTCGGGTATATTATTCGGTTTTGGCTTGGTCTCTTTTATCGATGAGGCCGTATTTCATCAGTTACTCCATTGGCATCACTTCTATGATAAATCGACAACAACAGTAGGGCTTGTCTCGGATGGACTTTTTCACGCGTTCAGCTGGTTCGCCACGATCGCCTCATTATTCATGTTGGCAGCTCTGAAGCGCACCCGATCATTCTGGATCAAACGCTGGTGGGGCGGCATATTTCTAGGTGCTGGTATATTTCAACTATACGATGGGATCGTTCAGCACAAACTCATGAGGCTGCACCAAATCCGTTATAACGTGGATATAACAAGATATGATGTCGTTTGGAACACCATAGCCGTACTTTTGATTGTCATCGGCTTTGTTCTTACAGCCCGCAACAAAACCAACAACCTAGAACCCCAAACAACTGAAAAAAGAGCCTAATATGCACCATATGAGCTCTGGTCCTAGCGGTGATATGTCGTTTGATCCTATGCTGATGATGTTGTTTACCGTTCTTACGATTTTGTACATCGCTGCTGCTGCTATCACCCATCGCCGTTTCCGCAAATGGCCGGTATATCGGACCTTTTGCTGGGCTGCGGGTATCTGGAGCGCCGCATTGACTGTTGACGGGCCGTTGGTAGCGTATGCGCATGAGAGTTTTACGATCCATATGGCAGGTCACTTATTGTTAGGGATGCTCGCGCCTTTGTTTATCGTGATGGCTTCTCCCGTAACATTGATGTTACGGTCTCTGCCGATTTCGTTGGCTCGGCGTTTTGTAAGAGTGAGGCATATGAGGTACTTTCATTTGGTCATGCATCCGGTGGTAGCTGCGCTTCTTAATATCGGAGGGCTCTGGGCATTATACACAACCGGTTTATATGAAGCCATGCATAACAGCGATATGGTTTATGACGTCGTTCATATTCATCTATTCCTTGCCGGATATCTATTTACGTCATCGATCATTTATTTGGATCCGGTTTCTCGCCGGTTTAGCTTTAAATACAGGGCAATTGTACTCATTCTGGCGATAGCCGGTCATAGTATCTTATCTAAATGGTTATATGGTTCGCCTCCCATCGGAGTACCCGTTGAGCAAGCGGAGGCGGCAGCGATACTCATGTATTACGGCGGTGATGTCATTGAATTGTTGCTTATCGTGCTTTTTTGTTTTCATTGGTACAAATACAGGATTTCATCCCGAAGCATATAACGCAAGCAATTCATGCTCCGTATTGAATTCCGGTTTTATCATAATCTAAACACGAAAGGTGATACTAAACTTCGTTGAGGGTTAAATTCGCTTGTCGTGCATACAGTCGAAAGTCCATGAAATTGGAAGCAATGAAATCAACCCATTAAAGTGTTCAATAAAGGGGCTCAAAGCAATGTCGAAAAAAAAGTTAACCAATGGCCAGTTGGAAGGCAGTGCACTAACGCATGAAATGGTTTCAGATGTTTATATGGCCGGCACGAGCGATGGCGTAATCATTCTACAAGATAGACAAATCAAGGTCGAAAAAGAAGGCCATGATTCAAGCGGCAAAAAAAATAAAATGAAATAGCATCGGCTAGTCGGCTCTTTGGGCCCGGCCCATAACTAAACGTTCCAAACTAAACCACGCAAGGATGTGCTGTGCTGCCCATGAATGAAGAGCGGATTATGACTGCACTTGAAGAAGTGATTGATCCTGAAATCGGTGTAAATATCGTTGACCTCGGACTTGTATACGGCATCGAGGCAATGGAAAATGGGAAAGTCGTCATCGAAATGACGCTCACTATTCCCGAATGTCCTTTGGTGGACCAAATCGTAGCGGATGTTAAAAGGGCAGCCGAATCGGTCGAAGGGGTTGTACAAGTCGAGGTAAAGCTCGTGTTTGAACCGAAATGGACACCTGCACGAATGAACGATGAAGCAAGAGAACAGATTCGTTCCAGGCAAATGGCAGTGACCTAACCTAGGCCCAGGAATATTCTGATTGAAGTCCGCGGAAATCGCGGGCTTTTTTTTGGCATCATTTTCAGACAAAGTATTTTATTTATAACACTACCTTGACAGTCATAGTAGTATGACGTATTATTTAATTGCGGAGGTGATTTAATGAGCGAGAACAAAATTACATCCGATCTGCTGCGCGGACATACCGATACGATGATTTTACGGCTCTTATCCGAAGCTGACAGGTACGGCTACGAGATTGTCAAGTTGATTGCGGAGCGCTCGGACGGTGAATACGAACTAAAGGAAGCAACCATGTACTCCAGCGTTCGGCGTCTTGAGGTCGAAGGTGATATCGAATGGTATTGGGGTGACGAATCACAAGGCGGTCGTCGCAAGTATTTTAGAATAACCGACAAGGGCAGGGAGTCTCACGCCCGCAACAAAAGCAACTGGGAGTATGCAAAACGCGTACTTGAAAATTTATTATAAGGAGATGGATGTTATGAATGAGAAATTGACGAACTACTTGAACGGTGTTTTCGCACCGTATGATGGTGTGAAAAGCGCAGCCGAATTAAAGACCGACCTGCTCTTCGATTTGCAGGAGCGGTTCCGTGAACTCAAAGCCGAAGGCAAGGACGATGAAACTGCTTTTGAGATGACCATTGACAGCATTGGCGACATTGAGCAAACGGTACTGGAGGTTGCTAACCTTTCCCGCTCTCTTGAGCGGCAGGTGGTGACGAACTTTAGCGCGAGCAACCTGGCGAAGAGCGACTTTGCGGGCGTTATCGCGCATAAGGGACAATTTAATGCCAGCGCATTACGCGGTTCCGATTTTGCGAGAGCAGACTTGACCGGAAGTTCGTTTAAGAGCAGCGACATGCGCGAAGCCAATTTCGACGGCGCGAATCTGACCGACTGCACGATATCCGCCAATGACCTTTCAAATGCGAGCTTCAAGGAATCGATCCTAGTACGCACCAACTTCAGCGTATCGGGGCTGGACGGCGCAAAATTCACTGGCGCAAAACTGACTGACGTCACACTAACAAAGACGGACCTTAGAAAAACAATCTTTGAAGGTTGTATCTTTGACGGCGTGGTCTTCAAATATGCCGATCTGAGCGGGCTTCGTTTTGACGGGCAAACCTTTATCGGCGTTAAGTTTGACAAGTCGGCATTAAACGAAGTTTCGTTTAGGGGCGCTACGCTCAAGAATGTGTCTTTCCAGGCGTACTTCTCGTTGACCAATAAGTATTACCGTTCCATCAAAACCATCTGTTTTGACGATGCAGTCATGGATAAACTGACCTATGCTGCGCTCAAAGGCATGGGGGCCGATTTGTCCAAAGTTACGATTCGATAAGGATGCTTACGAAGTTGCGTTTTTTACAAAACGCTTAGGATATGCTTACGAAGTTGCGTTTTTTACAAAACGCTTAGGAGGGGAAGTATGCCAAACAAGTCGATTCAAGTGATAGGTTTGCAAAAGTCCTACAAGCAGCTGCAAGTCCTTAAGGGCGTAGATTTCGAGGTGGAAAAGGGCAGTATTTTCGCCCTGCTTGGCTCTAACGGAGCAGGCAAAACAACAGTTGTCAAAATCCTCACCACGCTGCTGAAACAAGACAATGGAACCGCTACCGTAAACGGATTCGATGTTGCGGCAAAACCCGACCATGTGCGTCAGGCGATCAGTCTGACTGGTCAATTTGCCGCCGTGGACGAAATTTTGACCGGACGGGAAAATCTGATCATGATTGCCAAGCTGCGATACCTCAAAAATCCGCGTCAGGTTGCGGACGATTTGCTCAACCGCTTCGGCCTGACAGACGCCGCCGACCGCAGAGCGTCAACTTATTCAGGCGGGATGCGTCGGAGGCTTGACATCGCCCTGAGCCTTGTGGGTCAACCGCAGATTATTTTCCTCGACGAGCCAACCACTGGGCTTGACCCCGAGGCACGTATCGAGGTTTGGAAGATTGTCAAGGAGCTTGCGGGCGGCGGCACGACGGTATTCTTGACCACGCAGTATTTGGAGGAAGCCGAGCAGCTTGCCGACCGAATTGCCATCCTGCATG encodes:
- a CDS encoding spore coat protein; amino-acid sequence: MAANLGAHETMEIHELLSASVSNINTMRLYRPHIQDHLLAQIVDKQLQFAIQEYNHCAQMVHQFSGQPQGMTGTPASSYGRTQNVSPVYGLNHPAPISPDNRIDDRDAAFALLNLHKSSASMKIIGALECANPQLRANLQQGAVNCSEQAYEIWQYMNQAGHYQVPTMKDITTETTLAAFQPSNMNAMGMSGGMGQSQPMNPAMTQ
- a CDS encoding DUF2243 domain-containing protein: MARTSANKELKPSYASNNLWSGILFGFGLVSFIDEAVFHQLLHWHHFYDKSTTTVGLVSDGLFHAFSWFATIASLFMLAALKRTRSFWIKRWWGGIFLGAGIFQLYDGIVQHKLMRLHQIRYNVDITRYDVVWNTIAVLLIVIGFVLTARNKTNNLEPQTTEKRA
- a CDS encoding cytochrome c oxidase assembly protein; amino-acid sequence: MHHMSSGPSGDMSFDPMLMMLFTVLTILYIAAAAITHRRFRKWPVYRTFCWAAGIWSAALTVDGPLVAYAHESFTIHMAGHLLLGMLAPLFIVMASPVTLMLRSLPISLARRFVRVRHMRYFHLVMHPVVAALLNIGGLWALYTTGLYEAMHNSDMVYDVVHIHLFLAGYLFTSSIIYLDPVSRRFSFKYRAIVLILAIAGHSILSKWLYGSPPIGVPVEQAEAAAILMYYGGDVIELLLIVLFCFHWYKYRISSRSI
- a CDS encoding YozQ family protein translates to MSKKKLTNGQLEGSALTHEMVSDVYMAGTSDGVIILQDRQIKVEKEGHDSSGKKNKMK
- a CDS encoding metal-sulfur cluster assembly factor — encoded protein: MNEERIMTALEEVIDPEIGVNIVDLGLVYGIEAMENGKVVIEMTLTIPECPLVDQIVADVKRAAESVEGVVQVEVKLVFEPKWTPARMNDEAREQIRSRQMAVT
- a CDS encoding PadR family transcriptional regulator produces the protein MSENKITSDLLRGHTDTMILRLLSEADRYGYEIVKLIAERSDGEYELKEATMYSSVRRLEVEGDIEWYWGDESQGGRRKYFRITDKGRESHARNKSNWEYAKRVLENLL
- a CDS encoding pentapeptide repeat-containing protein, which codes for MNEKLTNYLNGVFAPYDGVKSAAELKTDLLFDLQERFRELKAEGKDDETAFEMTIDSIGDIEQTVLEVANLSRSLERQVVTNFSASNLAKSDFAGVIAHKGQFNASALRGSDFARADLTGSSFKSSDMREANFDGANLTDCTISANDLSNASFKESILVRTNFSVSGLDGAKFTGAKLTDVTLTKTDLRKTIFEGCIFDGVVFKYADLSGLRFDGQTFIGVKFDKSALNEVSFRGATLKNVSFQAYFSLTNKYYRSIKTICFDDAVMDKLTYAALKGMGADLSKVTIR
- a CDS encoding ABC transporter ATP-binding protein; translation: MPNKSIQVIGLQKSYKQLQVLKGVDFEVEKGSIFALLGSNGAGKTTVVKILTTLLKQDNGTATVNGFDVAAKPDHVRQAISLTGQFAAVDEILTGRENLIMIAKLRYLKNPRQVADDLLNRFGLTDAADRRASTYSGGMRRRLDIALSLVGQPQIIFLDEPTTGLDPEARIEVWKIVKELAGGGTTVFLTTQYLEEAEQLADRIAILHEGKIIASGTLSDLKKLFPSAKVEYVEKQPSLEEIFLSIVGKKEAK